The following are encoded in a window of Amphibacillus xylanus NBRC 15112 genomic DNA:
- a CDS encoding MspI family type II restriction endonuclease, translated as MDIGNKLKNKSGKQAKILISEMLYDLINDLDINVKIENGYSIGYPNQEKQFKMDFLIEFIDFNKEQWLLKSTSSIRDRIYGTEFFAQNIRQINKNVSKIYVIVPDSLSEKEMRNKINYSTKIKSQTYTSFLTDILTVNELRQKIIEKATQNIEQGLRSNILGSDAETSIVNLLNDKRNANLWNDYEALKHTVKSSTYHIYKSILGKLNLSEGIDKIIEVSATDNIPLLSNRGKPKTDIYVKIKTEKLKICSSISVKNTSKKTVTVHEGNVSDIIKALNLLESNPLTQALKDFEKVGSKKNLLLKHPDSCRILDEKLKYYNKELVGLFIFGLHSPLVNNNAQIADLIIFTNNFAIWSQDEYIDYYINEYCTKGQFGTPFRWTYPSKKRGQKIQIKGFANN; from the coding sequence ATGGATATAGGTAATAAGTTAAAGAATAAATCCGGAAAACAAGCTAAAATTCTCATTTCTGAAATGTTATATGATTTAATAAATGATTTAGATATTAATGTAAAAATTGAGAATGGGTATTCTATTGGTTATCCAAATCAAGAAAAACAGTTTAAAATGGACTTTTTAATTGAATTTATAGATTTCAACAAAGAGCAATGGCTTTTAAAATCAACTAGCTCTATCAGAGATCGTATATATGGAACAGAATTTTTTGCACAAAACATTAGACAAATAAATAAAAATGTTTCTAAAATTTATGTGATTGTGCCTGATTCTCTTTCAGAAAAAGAAATGAGAAATAAAATCAATTATTCTACAAAAATCAAAAGCCAGACCTATACTTCTTTTTTAACGGATATTTTGACAGTAAATGAATTAAGACAAAAAATAATTGAGAAGGCTACACAAAATATTGAACAAGGTTTGCGCTCTAATATCCTTGGAAGTGATGCTGAGACAAGTATTGTCAATTTACTAAACGATAAAAGAAATGCGAATTTGTGGAATGATTATGAAGCTCTAAAGCATACAGTAAAATCATCTACTTACCATATATATAAATCAATACTGGGAAAATTAAACCTTTCTGAGGGTATAGATAAGATAATAGAGGTAAGTGCTACCGATAATATCCCGCTACTTTCTAATAGAGGGAAACCTAAAACTGATATTTATGTAAAAATAAAAACTGAAAAACTAAAGATATGTAGTAGTATCAGTGTAAAAAACACAAGTAAAAAGACCGTTACAGTTCATGAAGGTAATGTATCTGATATAATTAAGGCATTGAATCTACTAGAGAGTAATCCATTAACTCAAGCACTTAAAGATTTCGAGAAAGTTGGTAGTAAAAAAAATCTATTACTTAAGCACCCAGATTCTTGTAGAATTCTAGATGAAAAACTTAAATATTATAACAAAGAGCTTGTTGGTTTGTTTATTTTTGGATTACACAGTCCTTTAGTAAACAATAATGCACAAATTGCAGATTTGATTATTTTCACAAATAATTTTGCTATTTGGAGTCAAGATGAGTATATTGATTACTATATAAATGAATATTGCACAAAAGGTCAGTTTGGTACTCCTTTTAGATGGACGTATCCAAGCAAGAAGCGAGGTCAAAAAATTCAAATTAAGGGGTTTGCAAATAATTAA
- a CDS encoding helix-turn-helix domain-containing protein: protein MSISYKRLWKLLIDRDMKKKDLIEASGISTASMAKLGRGDNITTEVLLKICKALDCELEDIMEIDRG, encoded by the coding sequence ATGTCAATAAGTTATAAAAGACTCTGGAAACTTCTTATTGATAGAGACATGAAAAAGAAAGACTTAATAGAAGCATCTGGTATTAGTACTGCTTCAATGGCCAAGCTTGGGAGAGGTGATAATATCACCACAGAGGTGCTACTTAAGATATGTAAAGCACTAGATTGTGAACTAGAAGATATTATGGAGATCGACCGTGGTTAA
- a CDS encoding ImmA/IrrE family metallo-endopeptidase codes for MANTRSFTEYVAKTFDNQFWVAAETYLDENIESLDIELYRIRKAGEPEIADVKVEHVWVDDLPEMKIQFDVALSVTFEIPEADYHYDDSEENTIWLMVRCSGDIGCNLEDFNIFEVSSYTGKNCAKNPLDDSLVPYIPYEKLDEVATAFLEEYYPEALKITQYGQDPIWVDPNILTERLGLTIKNQRIREDSSVFGQIYFVDTEAEMYDSNIQSNVTMHIEGKTIVVDPYMYLLRNLGSVNNTIIHECVHWVKHRKVFELEKLYNETASHISCEVKGGAISTVSKKSTEWMEKQANQLTPRIQMPAEPFRIKANQYIAKFMRESNARHTVDVMEQVITALETSFAVSKQAAKIRLVELGFEEAIGTYTYLDGHYVKPHGFRKGAIKINQTFSLSAQDAAIERFVNPELRALTANGDYLFVDNHFVYNAPLYVEYDENGRLALTGYARSHMDECCLVFDMRITSKIENIYHTACFLNREASDITFEIKYHNGYQNAPQERQIAMRKKQQEEYIEIRKRMTDDPEQCMQLLLDWRKMSYTDLGLEIDRDPKTISRTVKGLTSPKVETAALICFGLRLPPIISEKLMSVLQCPLNHLNTDHQWINEALHIKYPEPLWAVQEYLSQYGVEI; via the coding sequence ATGGCGAATACTCGATCATTTACAGAATACGTGGCAAAGACTTTTGACAATCAATTCTGGGTAGCAGCCGAGACGTATCTTGATGAAAATATAGAATCATTAGATATAGAATTGTACAGAATCCGTAAAGCTGGAGAACCAGAAATTGCTGATGTTAAGGTTGAACATGTATGGGTTGATGATTTGCCAGAAATGAAAATCCAGTTTGATGTGGCTTTGTCAGTTACATTTGAAATCCCTGAAGCAGATTATCACTATGATGATTCGGAGGAGAATACAATATGGCTAATGGTACGTTGTTCTGGTGATATTGGATGTAATCTAGAAGACTTTAATATTTTTGAAGTATCTTCATATACAGGAAAAAACTGTGCCAAAAATCCTTTAGATGATTCCCTTGTTCCTTATATCCCTTATGAAAAGCTAGATGAAGTGGCTACAGCATTTCTTGAAGAATATTATCCCGAGGCTCTTAAGATAACTCAATATGGACAAGACCCTATTTGGGTTGACCCTAATATTCTTACTGAGAGATTAGGCTTAACAATAAAAAACCAGCGAATAAGAGAAGATTCATCAGTATTTGGTCAGATTTACTTTGTAGATACTGAAGCTGAAATGTATGATTCAAATATTCAAAGCAATGTAACTATGCATATTGAAGGGAAAACTATTGTAGTCGATCCCTATATGTACTTGCTTAGAAATCTAGGTTCTGTTAATAATACAATAATACATGAGTGTGTCCACTGGGTAAAACACAGAAAAGTATTTGAACTGGAAAAACTATATAATGAAACAGCCTCTCATATAAGCTGTGAAGTAAAAGGTGGGGCAATTTCAACAGTATCAAAAAAATCTACAGAGTGGATGGAAAAGCAAGCTAACCAATTGACCCCACGGATACAAATGCCCGCAGAACCCTTTAGGATAAAGGCCAATCAATATATAGCAAAATTTATGCGTGAATCAAATGCGAGGCATACAGTAGATGTGATGGAGCAAGTTATCACAGCATTAGAGACTAGCTTTGCAGTATCTAAGCAAGCAGCTAAGATTAGGCTTGTAGAGTTAGGTTTCGAAGAAGCTATCGGTACATACACATATCTTGATGGTCATTATGTAAAACCTCATGGTTTTCGCAAAGGAGCAATTAAGATAAATCAGACTTTTTCTTTAAGTGCTCAAGATGCAGCCATTGAAAGATTTGTTAATCCTGAACTTCGTGCCTTAACCGCTAATGGTGATTATCTTTTTGTAGATAATCATTTTGTATATAATGCACCACTTTATGTAGAGTACGATGAAAATGGAAGATTAGCTTTAACAGGGTATGCTCGTTCTCATATGGATGAATGTTGTCTCGTATTTGACATGAGAATCACTAGCAAAATTGAGAACATTTATCATACGGCATGTTTCTTAAATCGTGAAGCAAGCGATATTACATTTGAAATAAAATATCATAATGGCTACCAAAATGCTCCGCAGGAAAGACAAATAGCCATGAGAAAAAAGCAACAGGAAGAATATATTGAGATTCGCAAAAGAATGACGGATGACCCAGAACAATGTATGCAATTGCTTCTTGATTGGAGAAAGATGTCATATACTGATTTAGGCTTGGAAATAGACCGTGATCCAAAAACAATAAGTCGTACAGTTAAAGGTTTAACATCACCAAAGGTAGAAACGGCCGCCCTTATATGCTTTGGACTTCGTCTGCCACCAATTATCAGTGAAAAGCTTATGTCTGTACTACAATGCCCATTAAATCATTTGAATACTGATCACCAATGGATTAATGAAGCCTTACATATTAAATATCCCGAACCTTTATGGGCAGTTCAAGAATATCTTTCACAATATGGAGTAGAAATTTAA
- a CDS encoding Rha family transcriptional regulator: MKELIPKDKYSVFADTNDTARVDSLFVAEFFEKQHKHVLRDISRITEPKSGLSEEFIKTNFKAGFYKDSTGRKLPCYFMSRDGFTMLVMGYTGPKAMRFKEIYIKRFNEMEQFIKTLVSARKEFPLLTDNIKLLHENPKPYHFSNECDMLNRIVTGMSAKQFRIANGIEKGKSIRPYLSESQIKMLETLQKVDVGLLVAVPEYQQRKRYLEWYKMKIENSEEVNKGDKKD, from the coding sequence ATGAAAGAACTGATACCTAAAGACAAATATAGTGTGTTTGCTGACACCAATGATACAGCAAGAGTAGATAGTCTTTTTGTAGCAGAGTTTTTTGAAAAACAACACAAACACGTCCTGCGGGATATATCTAGAATTACTGAGCCCAAATCTGGGCTGAGTGAAGAATTTATTAAAACTAATTTTAAAGCTGGTTTTTATAAGGATTCTACTGGAAGAAAGCTACCTTGTTATTTTATGAGCAGAGATGGTTTCACTATGTTAGTGATGGGATACACAGGACCAAAAGCTATGAGATTCAAGGAGATCTACATCAAAAGATTTAATGAGATGGAGCAGTTTATCAAAACTCTTGTATCTGCTAGAAAAGAATTCCCCTTGCTTACAGATAATATCAAGTTACTTCATGAAAATCCAAAACCATATCATTTTAGTAATGAATGCGACATGTTAAATCGAATTGTAACAGGTATGTCTGCTAAACAATTTAGAATAGCCAACGGGATAGAAAAGGGAAAAAGTATCCGTCCATATCTATCAGAATCACAAATTAAGATGTTAGAAACATTACAAAAGGTAGATGTTGGACTTTTGGTAGCTGTTCCAGAATATCAGCAGCGAAAGCGTTATTTAGAGTGGTACAAAATGAAAATTGAAAACAGCGAGGAGGTTAACAAGGGTGACAAAAAAGATTAG
- a CDS encoding DUF7768 domain-containing protein — MTKKISKFNAEGYHDPTPHEALTNISKEEKKSKFRPLVYIASPFSGDMKRNAERARGYCRLAVSKGYIPLAPHLHYPQFMDDEDKEERELGLFFGLVLLGKCNEMWVFNKISAGVAKEIAKAKKRGMPIKYFNDRCEEVDGL; from the coding sequence GTGACAAAAAAGATTAGTAAGTTTAATGCTGAGGGTTATCATGATCCCACTCCCCATGAAGCTTTAACAAATATTTCGAAGGAAGAAAAGAAATCTAAGTTTAGACCATTAGTATATATAGCTTCCCCTTTCTCAGGAGATATGAAAAGAAATGCGGAAAGGGCTAGAGGTTATTGTAGACTGGCAGTTTCTAAAGGCTATATTCCACTAGCACCGCATCTTCATTACCCTCAATTTATGGATGATGAGGACAAGGAAGAAAGAGAGCTGGGTCTGTTCTTCGGCCTTGTTCTCTTGGGAAAATGTAATGAAATGTGGGTCTTTAATAAAATTTCAGCTGGTGTAGCCAAGGAGATAGCTAAGGCAAAAAAGCGTGGTATGCCTATTAAATATTTCAACGATAGGTGCGAGGAGGTCGATGGTCTATGA
- a CDS encoding helix-turn-helix domain-containing protein produces MTEEFNKKIMLDNISFLLNESGKKIGELETEAGVSTGYISRISKDEKTKPGIEFIMKVAESLNTSIDTLLKVELGEMTPTERYLVSFLEKLNKDTLDDRLDWNIESADELQRVETDMNGYVDHPLLSYETFYEESECEYPEEVSRVVFISKSFDCRTAINGDCFNLRLKNNSYLYIMNISKSVHNVNDLDAFAKEIWMYTPGVGASYLCSNKDVSPLALLVENLYLTVSERTKHPRIKNELKYIIDSFMEDDISDDEEELPF; encoded by the coding sequence ATGACGGAAGAGTTTAATAAAAAGATAATGTTAGACAACATTTCTTTCCTTTTAAATGAATCTGGGAAGAAAATAGGCGAGCTAGAAACAGAAGCAGGTGTAAGTACTGGATATATTTCGAGAATAAGTAAGGACGAGAAAACTAAACCAGGGATAGAATTTATTATGAAAGTCGCTGAGTCTTTAAATACTAGTATAGATACCTTATTAAAAGTAGAACTTGGAGAAATGACACCTACTGAGCGATATCTTGTATCTTTCCTTGAGAAATTAAACAAAGATACTTTGGATGATAGGCTAGATTGGAACATTGAATCTGCAGATGAATTACAGCGAGTAGAAACAGATATGAACGGTTATGTAGACCATCCTCTTTTAAGCTACGAAACTTTTTATGAAGAAAGTGAATGCGAGTATCCAGAAGAGGTTTCTAGAGTTGTTTTTATATCAAAATCATTTGACTGTAGAACGGCAATTAATGGTGATTGTTTTAACCTACGTTTAAAAAATAATTCATATCTCTATATAATGAATATAAGTAAGAGTGTCCACAATGTTAATGATTTGGATGCTTTTGCTAAGGAAATTTGGATGTACACACCTGGAGTAGGTGCGAGCTATTTATGTAGTAATAAAGATGTGTCGCCATTAGCGCTATTGGTAGAGAATCTATATCTAACAGTAAGTGAACGTACGAAACACCCGAGGATAAAAAATGAACTTAAGTATATCATTGATTCATTTATGGAAGATGACATAAGTGATGATGAAGAAGAACTTCCATTTTAA
- a CDS encoding DUF2800 domain-containing protein: MGKHAILSASGAHRWLECTPAARLELEFKDQESTAAAQGTAAHNLCEHKLKKALHIRSKRPVSEFNDDEMEEHSDAYVEYVLEQLEEVKKNCKDPLVLIEERLDFSCYVPEGFGTADTIIIGDKSLHIIDMKYGQGILVYAEDNPQMKLYALGALASYESLYDIEEVTMHIFQPRRENVSAWTISVDELKKWAENDLVPKAKLAFKGEGEYLPGDWCTFCRAAVKCRARADEKLRLAQLEFKLPPLLTDNEIEEILSKLSDLTKWANDIVTYATDAAVNHGKEWSGFKVVEGRSNRKYKDEDKIAEVAKANGYKDIYRTSLITLTEMEKLMGKQKFKDILGDFIIKPPGKPTLAPLSDKRQALNVSSAKTEFNKIMEV, encoded by the coding sequence ATGGGTAAACACGCAATACTTTCAGCATCTGGAGCACATAGATGGTTAGAATGTACGCCTGCAGCTAGGCTTGAGTTAGAGTTTAAAGACCAAGAGTCAACTGCAGCTGCACAGGGCACTGCGGCCCATAACCTTTGTGAGCATAAGCTTAAAAAGGCACTCCATATAAGAAGTAAAAGACCAGTTTCAGAGTTTAATGATGATGAAATGGAAGAACACAGTGATGCTTATGTGGAGTATGTCTTAGAGCAACTTGAGGAAGTGAAGAAGAATTGTAAAGATCCACTAGTATTAATAGAAGAAAGATTGGATTTTTCCTGCTATGTTCCAGAAGGATTTGGTACGGCAGATACAATAATCATCGGTGATAAGAGTCTGCATATAATTGACATGAAATACGGACAGGGAATACTTGTATATGCAGAAGACAATCCACAGATGAAACTATATGCCTTGGGAGCTCTAGCATCTTATGAAAGTTTATATGACATTGAGGAAGTGACAATGCACATTTTCCAACCTAGAAGAGAGAATGTTAGTGCCTGGACTATTTCAGTAGATGAACTCAAAAAGTGGGCAGAAAATGATTTAGTACCGAAGGCTAAATTGGCCTTTAAAGGCGAGGGAGAATATCTTCCAGGTGACTGGTGTACTTTTTGCCGAGCTGCAGTTAAATGTAGAGCAAGAGCCGATGAAAAATTAAGACTAGCACAGTTAGAATTTAAACTCCCACCTCTACTTACAGATAATGAGATAGAAGAAATTTTATCCAAACTATCGGACCTTACTAAGTGGGCAAATGATATTGTGACCTATGCTACAGATGCTGCAGTCAATCATGGTAAGGAGTGGAGTGGTTTTAAAGTTGTAGAGGGTCGGTCCAATCGCAAATATAAAGATGAAGATAAGATAGCTGAGGTTGCTAAAGCCAATGGTTATAAGGACATATACCGAACCAGCCTTATTACTCTTACAGAAATGGAAAAACTCATGGGTAAACAAAAATTCAAGGATATACTAGGTGACTTTATTATCAAACCGCCTGGTAAGCCTACCCTAGCTCCATTATCAGATAAAAGACAAGCCTTAAATGTATCAAGTGCGAAAACTGAATTTAATAAAATTATGGAGGTATAA
- a CDS encoding DUF2815 family protein — translation MINQSKTKVITGVDTRLSYFNGWEPVSINGGAERYSVSVLIPKTDTEIINAIHVAVDAAIEEGLHKFGGKKPNKAAIKLPLRDGDAERDDEAYKGHYFVNANSMTAPQIVDKAVRPILDRSEVYSGCYARVSLNFYAFNSNGNKGVACGLGNIQKIKDGEPLGGRTNAADEFTTIEDDDFLA, via the coding sequence ATGATTAATCAAAGCAAAACAAAAGTTATTACAGGTGTAGATACCAGACTAAGTTACTTCAATGGATGGGAACCAGTATCCATAAATGGCGGAGCAGAAAGGTATAGCGTGTCAGTCTTAATCCCCAAAACTGATACAGAAATAATTAACGCTATCCATGTGGCGGTGGATGCAGCTATTGAAGAAGGACTTCATAAGTTCGGAGGAAAGAAGCCTAATAAGGCGGCTATAAAGCTACCCCTTAGAGATGGAGATGCGGAGCGAGACGATGAAGCTTATAAGGGGCATTATTTTGTAAATGCAAATAGTATGACTGCTCCTCAAATTGTGGACAAAGCAGTGAGACCGATTTTAGATAGAAGTGAAGTTTATAGTGGTTGCTACGCAAGGGTATCTCTTAATTTCTATGCTTTTAACTCTAATGGAAACAAGGGAGTGGCCTGTGGACTTGGAAACATTCAAAAGATTAAGGATGGTGAACCTCTTGGTGGCAGAACTAATGCAGCTGATGAATTCACCACAATAGAAGATGATGATTTCTTAGCATAA
- a CDS encoding arsenate reductase/protein-tyrosine-phosphatase family protein, with product MKIAIGNSRMDKKWKNKDISWTDFCARVKTTQRTTETVEEYRKMKKGMQDDIKDVGGFVGGYLKGGRRKKGNVLCRSILTLDMDYGTPDIWDQITMFFDFKCLVYSTHRHTPENPRLRLIIPLSREISEEEYAAVGRMVAKEIGIDLFDDTTYEAHRLMYWPSTSSNGEFVFKEQDGDLLNPDDFLSKYIDWRDTSTWPVSSRQSEIVKRTVKEQADPLLKEGIVGTFCRAYGIRDAIKKFLAAVYEPSALEGRYDYIPADSSAGVIIYDDKFAYSHHATDPASGLLLNAFDLVRIHKFGSLDDRVSTTTSPGRMPSFKAMSEFVIKDELVKAEFVKERQAQAKEEFSDEDWQTSLELDRQGKIKDTLDNFVLIIRHDDGLQHIAFNCHRDGIDAKGGLPWEQIKGGWNDSDNALLKVYLSNKYGVYSPTKTKDAILAVATERAYHPIKDFLESLPKWDGINRVENLLVDYFGAADNSYTRAVICVHNSCRSQIAEALGKHFAGDIFESYSAGTETKPQINQDAVRLMKELYDIDMEKTQHSKLIDDIPPVDIVITMGCNVECPYLPCKHREDWGLDDPTGKSDEEFIKIISTIEAKIKELKARLKS from the coding sequence ATGAAAATTGCTATAGGTAATAGTCGCATGGATAAAAAGTGGAAAAACAAAGATATTTCATGGACTGACTTCTGTGCCAGAGTAAAAACAACACAAAGAACAACTGAGACCGTTGAAGAATATAGAAAAATGAAAAAAGGCATGCAGGATGATATTAAAGACGTGGGCGGTTTTGTTGGAGGATATTTAAAAGGAGGCAGACGGAAAAAAGGCAATGTCTTATGTCGGTCTATACTTACTCTTGATATGGATTATGGCACTCCTGATATTTGGGACCAGATTACTATGTTCTTTGATTTTAAATGTCTTGTCTATTCTACCCATAGACATACTCCAGAGAATCCAAGACTTAGACTTATTATTCCACTTTCCCGTGAAATAAGTGAAGAAGAATATGCAGCTGTGGGTAGGATGGTTGCAAAAGAAATAGGAATAGACCTCTTTGATGATACAACCTATGAAGCACATCGTCTTATGTATTGGCCTTCAACCTCTTCAAATGGAGAGTTTGTATTTAAAGAACAAGATGGAGATTTATTAAATCCAGATGACTTTCTTTCAAAATATATAGATTGGAGGGATACTTCAACTTGGCCAGTATCGAGTAGGCAATCTGAAATTGTAAAAAGAACTGTAAAAGAGCAAGCGGATCCTTTATTGAAAGAGGGTATTGTAGGAACCTTCTGTCGTGCTTATGGAATTCGTGATGCAATTAAGAAATTTCTAGCTGCAGTTTATGAGCCATCTGCCTTAGAAGGACGCTATGACTATATTCCAGCGGATAGTAGTGCTGGAGTAATAATTTATGATGATAAATTTGCATATAGTCATCATGCTACAGATCCTGCTAGTGGTCTACTCCTTAATGCCTTTGACCTTGTTAGAATTCATAAATTTGGCTCTTTAGATGATAGGGTCTCTACAACCACATCCCCAGGAAGGATGCCTTCATTTAAAGCTATGTCAGAGTTTGTCATAAAAGATGAACTGGTAAAGGCTGAGTTTGTAAAAGAAAGACAAGCACAAGCCAAAGAAGAATTTAGCGATGAAGACTGGCAGACTTCTTTAGAACTAGATAGACAAGGAAAGATAAAAGACACCTTGGATAATTTTGTTTTAATCATAAGGCATGATGATGGCCTACAGCATATAGCTTTTAACTGCCATCGAGACGGGATTGATGCTAAAGGAGGCCTTCCTTGGGAGCAGATAAAAGGTGGCTGGAATGATTCTGATAACGCCTTGCTTAAAGTTTATCTAAGTAATAAATATGGAGTTTATTCACCTACGAAAACTAAGGATGCAATTCTAGCGGTTGCAACGGAAAGAGCCTACCATCCTATAAAGGATTTTTTAGAATCGCTTCCAAAATGGGATGGTATTAATCGAGTAGAAAATCTGTTAGTAGACTATTTTGGAGCTGCTGACAATTCCTATACAAGAGCAGTTATATGTGTTCATAATTCATGTCGAAGTCAAATAGCCGAGGCACTTGGTAAGCACTTTGCAGGAGATATATTTGAAAGCTACTCTGCTGGTACAGAAACAAAACCTCAAATTAACCAAGATGCTGTGCGCCTTATGAAAGAGCTTTATGATATAGATATGGAGAAAACTCAACATTCAAAGTTGATTGATGATATACCTCCAGTAGATATTGTTATTACAATGGGGTGTAATGTGGAATGCCCTTACCTTCCATGTAAACACAGGGAAGATTGGGGGTTGGATGATCCTACAGGTAAGAGTGATGAGGAATTTATAAAAATAATATCAACAATAGAAGCAAAAATAAAAGAGTTAAAAGCAAGACTAAAATCATAA
- a CDS encoding DDE-type integrase/transposase/recombinase translates to MYPQFITYLLQFIKFQEKIIYALLGILLGKSVAKAPFDEPVNKPYRKLQVDDMPVIETLEKLDYKKLIHDYKVEHGKVLKPITRRKNSVVTVPETLTCPKCSAPSEYLYANNGNSGQYKCKVCACLFSKQNRFLKEAIIKCPHCLKTLERIKERRDFYVYKCKNNNCSFYKKNLRKMTKEEKQQFKNDPQAFKVRYIFREFNFDFKPLAKESPISPKVDLSKIYVSPHTLGLILTYHVNYGLSARKTAALMYDVHGVKISHQTILNYMNSVALITKPFVDHYPYELSNSFCGDETYIRVKGKWHYLFFFFDAVKKIILSYPVSPNRDTPSAIKALDQVLQKFKEIPEDLMFVVDGNPIYILAQHYFAQHGIHFDIHKVIGLTNEDPVSKEYRPLKQIIERLNRSFKGNYRATTGFGSQEGSVSYVTLFVAYFNFLRPHASLENKVPVMIPELEMMPNMPERWTKLISMAQDFLAEQQAA, encoded by the coding sequence TTGTACCCTCAATTTATAACCTATTTGCTTCAATTTATCAAGTTTCAAGAAAAAATAATTTATGCATTATTAGGGATTCTGCTAGGCAAATCCGTTGCGAAAGCTCCATTCGATGAGCCTGTCAACAAACCTTATCGAAAGTTACAAGTTGATGATATGCCTGTCATTGAAACCCTTGAAAAGCTAGACTATAAAAAGCTTATCCATGATTACAAAGTTGAACACGGTAAAGTCCTAAAACCAATCACTCGCCGTAAAAATAGTGTGGTTACAGTGCCAGAGACACTGACGTGTCCAAAATGTTCAGCGCCGTCCGAATACCTTTACGCGAATAACGGTAATAGCGGACAGTACAAATGTAAAGTGTGTGCGTGCTTATTTAGTAAACAAAATCGTTTCCTCAAGGAAGCCATTATCAAATGTCCACATTGTTTAAAGACTTTAGAGAGAATTAAGGAACGTAGAGATTTTTACGTTTACAAGTGTAAAAACAATAACTGTTCCTTTTATAAGAAAAATCTACGTAAGATGACTAAGGAAGAGAAACAACAATTTAAAAATGACCCTCAAGCGTTTAAAGTTCGTTATATCTTCCGTGAGTTTAACTTTGATTTTAAGCCTTTAGCGAAGGAGTCACCTATAAGCCCGAAAGTAGATCTTTCAAAGATTTATGTGTCACCACACACGTTGGGGCTTATTCTGACCTACCATGTTAACTATGGGCTTTCAGCCCGTAAAACGGCTGCATTAATGTACGATGTTCACGGTGTGAAAATATCGCATCAAACTATCCTAAACTACATGAATAGTGTTGCCCTTATCACAAAGCCCTTCGTCGATCATTATCCTTATGAGCTCTCTAATAGCTTCTGTGGAGATGAGACATACATTCGTGTAAAAGGGAAATGGCACTATCTGTTTTTCTTTTTTGATGCCGTAAAGAAAATTATTTTGTCTTATCCTGTTTCACCTAATCGGGATACACCATCAGCCATTAAAGCCTTGGATCAAGTACTTCAGAAATTTAAAGAGATTCCTGAAGACTTAATGTTTGTCGTAGACGGTAATCCCATCTACATTTTGGCGCAACATTATTTTGCGCAACATGGGATACACTTTGACATTCACAAGGTGATTGGCTTAACCAATGAAGACCCTGTATCCAAGGAGTACCGTCCCTTGAAACAAATCATTGAACGGCTCAATCGCTCGTTCAAAGGCAACTATAGAGCTACAACTGGCTTTGGCTCCCAAGAAGGATCTGTTTCCTATGTGACGTTATTTGTGGCTTATTTTAACTTCCTACGTCCACATGCTTCACTGGAAAACAAAGTTCCTGTAATGATTCCAGAGCTTGAAATGATGCCCAACATGCCTGAAAGATGGACAAAACTTATATCAATGGCTCAGGATTTTTTGGCGGAGCAGCAAGCGGCCTAG